The DNA region AATAAAAACTACCAACACGATCATAAAGCTTTTTCATTCCATTGAAAATCAAACCATAGATTTGATTACCAGAATGAAAAGCTAAACGTTGAAACAGCATATAATCATAGAAGTTAAACGTCTTCGCAATCAGAATATAGTCTCTCTTAGCTTCATCTTTCTCGTTATCTTCTTTAACGGATTGTTTAATTTTTTCCGCATAAGGCGATTCAACAATAAAGGATTCCCAAGAATCATGAGATTGCAAGGTTTCACAAGAATCAATAACACGATTTAGTGTTTTAATACACGCGTCTGGATTCAATTTAAAGGCATAACGCATGAAAATAGGACTAATACTGGTACGAGCGGCAAGTAAATCTTCGACGATACTAGTTGCATTATCACTATCAAGCGTCATTAAAGTATCCAAAATATGCAGACTTGATGTCTCCATAAAGTTATTCACTTTTGTTGGTTTGCCATGTTGAATCGTTAACCAACCATCACGAGCCAATCTCTGAAGCACTTCTCTTAAGGTCGTTCGAGTCACACCGATTAATTCTGATAACTCTCGTTCTGCGGGTAAAATAGAACCAGGAGGAAAGCGCCCGTTCCAAATGCTCTCTATTATGTATTTCTCTGCAAACCCTGCAGGGCTTTTTGCCTTAATGACCATGTGTTCACTTTTCCGAGTTCAGAAATAAAAATTGCACTCATCATACCACTACTTGTCAGTGACTTAAAACAAGCAATATTATCACTCGCTCGTATGATAACTTTACATCAATAACATTCGCTCAATAAATACCAGACATTATTCTGATCTTTGTATGAAAATATAATCCAGTTCGATAAATTTCATTTTTCCAGTTTACTATCTAAACACAGCGTGTATTGTCTTCCGCACAAATCTAACGCATTTCAAACATAATTGATTAAGCGTATTCATTTTTACAAAAAATCATTAACAAAATTATAAAACTATAGTGTTGCAAGCTTGATTTACATTATGAATAGTTAAATTAATTTAATTATTTTCACATCTTGCAATCAGAAACACGGCATACTGTATTTAAATTCATTTTTTTGACTTAAAAGAGTAAATTCATGACCATGTCTTTAGGAAAAGCATTTGTTAAAAACTTTCTAGGAAAGGCGCCTGATTGGTATAAAGTTACCATTATTGCCTTTTTGATCCTTAATCCCATCGTATTCTTTTTAATCGATCCTTTTACTGCTGGTTGGTTACTTGTTGTCGAGTTTATTTTTACTCTCGCAATGGCTTTAAAATGCTACCCACTTCAACCAGGTGGTTTGCTTGCCATTGAAGCCGTTGCTATCGGTATGACTAGCGCCGAACAAGTAAAACACGAATTAGCCGCCAATATTGAAGTGTTATTGCTGCTTATTTTTATGGTGGCTGGTATCTACTTCATGAAGCAGTTGTTGTTATTCATGTTTACTAAGATTTTATTAGGTGTTCGGTCAAAAACACTTCTATCGGTTGCTTTTTGTGTCACGGCAGCATTTCTTTCCGCTTTCTTAGACGCATTAACCGTTATTGCCGTTATCATTAGTGTTGCTATTGGTTTCTATGCCATCTACCACAAAGTGGTTTCTAACCCAGAAGCAACACTACATCACGATCACACTACCGATGAAATGATTCCAGAAATCACTCGAACGGACTTAGAAGATTATCGTGCTTTCTTACGATCATTACTGATGCATGCAGGTGTTGGTACCGCTTTAGGCGGCGTCATGACCATGGTTGGTGAGCCTCAAAACTTAATCATCGCAGATCAAGCTGGATGGCAATTTGGTGAATTCATTCTGCGCATGGCTCCTGTTACTTTTCCTGTTTTTATTTTTGGAATGCTCACTTGTGTTGCAGTGGAAAGATTAAATGTGTTCGGCTATGGCGCTAAGTTACCAGAAAATGTTCGTAAGATTCTTATCGAAGTTGATTACGAAGAGCAAAAGAAACGTACCAAGCAAGACATCGCAAAACTGTACATTCAAGGCTTTATTGCTGTTTGGTTGATTGTCGGTTTAGCAGGGCATCTAGCCGCCGTCGGTTTGATTGGCCTATCTGTTATTATCTTAGCAACCGCTTTTACAGGGATTACTGAAGAGCACTCTTTAGGTAAAGCATTTGAAGAAGCGTTACCATTTACTGCATTGCTCGCCGTATTCTTTGCTGTAGTCGCGGTCATCATTGACCAACATTTATTTAAACCGATTATTGAAGCGGTCCTGCAATTAGAAGGTGATAAGCAAATTACCATGTTCTATATTGCAAACGGACTTCTATCGATGGTCTCAGATAATGTTTTTGTGGGCACCGTGTATATTAATGAAGTCAAAATGGCATTACTTGACGGAACCATTAACCGTGAGCAATTTGACCTGCTAGCTGTTGCTATTAACACCGGTACAAATTTACCATCTGTTGCCACACCAAACGGACAAGCTGCATTTTTATTCTTATTAACCTCAGCTCTTGCACCATTAATACGCTTATCCTACGGTAGAATGGTTATTATGGCCCTACCTTATACCGTAGTATTAGCGGTAGTCGGTTACTTAGGCATTCAATTTCTATTAGAACCTATAACCGTTTATTTCCATCAAATTGGTTGGTTAACCTCAGCTACGATTGAAGTGGCGACTCAAGGTTCACCAATAATCGGTCACTAACTTAATGGATGTACAAAAATAGAAAGGTTTACAGTACTTGAATAGTCTTTCATAATTTTGAACTATTCTGATGTTTAAGGCTCTGAGGAATCAGAGCTTTCTTTTTTATAAGGATATACCTGTGTCTTGGCTTTCTACCATTCATTCATTTTCAAAAAAACGTCTATCATGGATGCTGTTACTTCTTTTTGTCGTGTTCTTTGAGCTTTGTGCGCTTTATTTTCAACATGTTTTAATGTTAGCGCCATGCGTCATGTGCGTTTATGAAAGGGTTGCAATGATGGGAGTCGGAGCCGCGGCAATGGTTGGGCTTATTCAACCTAAAAACCATTTAATCCGTTGGTTAAGTCTAGCCGGATGGGGATATACCTCATTTAGAGGATTACAATTAGCTATAGAGCATGTCGGTTATCAATTTAACCCTTCACCTTTCGCAACTTGTGATATTTTCCCACAATTTCCAAGCTGGGCCCCTCTCAATCAATTGGCTCCGTGGATGTTTGAACCTACTGGAGATTGCTCAAAAATCGTTTGGCAATTTCTCAACTTATCTATGCCACAATGGCTTGTCGTGATATTTAGCGCAAATTTAGTGGTTCTTAGCCTTGTCATTATTGCTCAATTTTTTAAAAGCAAATAGTCAACAGGGGTCGTTAACCTTCTTCAATAGCCAGGTTAACGACCATCGATAAATTAACCACCACAGCACTGCTTAAACTTCTTACCACTGCCGCAAACACACCGATCATTTCGACCAATGTTTTTATATGGATTCACGCGTACCGATTGATCGCCTTGAAGCGCATCATTCGCAGCTTTACTGACTTCATTAATCATCAAGTTTAATTGAGGCAGCATCTTATCTAATGTTGGTGGCTGGTCTATACCCACGTCTTTCATTTGTTGGTGTGTTGATTTTTCATCAATCACTAACATTAATGTGGTGAGTAATCCTTGCAGCATGCGAACTGTACCATCAGAAAGTTGATCCACTTGATTCCAACCCGGCTCAATCTCAGGCCACACCGTCATAAAGCCTTCAGCAAAGTCGACGACACCACCATTAGCGCCATCATCCATATTCAACAACTTCAATACGTCATAATCGCACGACATCAGTTGAGAATATTGAGCTTCAAAATGTTGAGTGAGTGCAGACTGCGCACTTTCTTTATCTAATTCAACTAATGGAGCAATCCATATCATGGGATCAAGTGCTTTCGGTGTCATGTTTGCTGCCAATACCGCCCCTTCAATAAATTCAGGGGTGTAGTCTGTGGTCTCTAAACAAGAAACATTGATCAATTGAGTCATAACTGTACTACCGCAAAAAATAATGCCCATAGTGTAGCGGCTAAAACACTTATCACCAATAATAGTTAAGCCCTTAATCCTGTCATAGTTTCTTAAAATCCACGCCATAGTGTAATCACAGTGACATTTTAATTCTAAGACACTACAATCTCGCATCCTTGGTACTACCAATTTATATATCACATCAATCTGGAGACAAACATGCGTGTCGTTCTTGGCCCAATGGAGGGTGTTCTCGATTATTTAATGCGAGATCTTCTCACTGACATCAATGATTACGACTTATGTGTGACAGAATTTGTTCGCGTGGTTGACCGCTTGTTGCCCGAACACGTTTTTACCCGTTTGTGCCCAGAATTAGAACACGGTAGCCAAACTCGATCGGGTACACCTGTTCGATTACAGTTACTAGGACAAGAACCCAATTGGATGGCAGAAAATGCAGTTCGAGCGGTTGAGTTGGGATCCCAAGGCCTTGATATCAATTTTGGTTGTCCGGCTAAAATGGTGAATAAAAGCAAAGGTGGCGCAGCCCTACTTCAGCATCCTGAACAATTGTATAAAATAGTGAAAGCATGTAGAGATGCCGTACCAGATGATGTCATTGTCTCGGCTAAAATTCGATTAGGGTGGGATGACCCACAAGATTGCTTGGAAATTGCGGATGCCATAGAGCAAGCAGGAGCGAGCGAGCTGACTGTTCACGCAAGAACGAAAATGGGAGGATATAAAGCTAGTGAAATTAAATGGGAATATATTGAGAAAATTAAACAACAAAGCCAAATCCCCATTATTGCAAACGGAGAAATTTGGGATTTTCAAGACGGGCAAAATTGCTTAAATCAAACCAAAGCGGATGCAATTATGGTTTGTCGTGGCGCTTTCAACCTCCCGAATTTAGGCAATGTCGTAAAATATAATCACGAAGCAATGCCTTGGCATCAAGTGATAGAATTAATGCTCAAATATTCTGAATTTGAAATTAAAGGCGATAAAGGGCTTTACTACCCGAATAGAATAAAGCAATGGCTGGCCTATCTCCGACATGAATATGAAGCAGCTGATGAACTATTTCGTAATATTCGTCGTTTCAACAAAGCCGAACCTATCGCAGAGCATATACGCTCACTGTCCACTTCATACTCCAAACAGGCTTAAATCATTTATACAAAAGATTATAAGTTGCTAGTTTTATTGTAGGTTTAGACTGTTAATCAAAACAGAGGTTTCTCACATCACTGCTTATCGTGAGATGATAATTTTAGTGAAAAATCAGCGTACTAATAAATAACTTTATTTTTACCTGCCTTTTTTGCCTGATAAAGCTTCTCATCGGCCTGCTTAATTAATTCTCTTAAACCAAGTGTTCTTTTTTTATCTTGGATAGCAATACCACCTGAAACTGTAAACCCACTAGGAATAACCTCTAATGAACCACTTTCGATCTCTTTACGAATTCTTTCCATTGCCAAGTTCATTGTATCGATCGTTTCTGATTGCATATAAACAATAAATTCTTCCCCGCCAAAACGAGCCACAATATCATCATTTCTGGTATTCATTTTAAGTGCATTACCCACAAAAATAATGGCCTGGTCTCCTACATCATGCCCATGAGTATCATTAATTTGTTTAAAGTTATCAATATCAAAAATCGTCACAGCTTCAAATGATAAAGGGCATTTCAATTGGTATTCTTGGTTAAAACCTCGTCGGTTAAGTAACCCTGTCATAGGATCATGTAACGCTAATATATGAAAATGGTGTTTTTCATCTCTCGCACGCCAGTAGATTAAGCTCAGAACCGTAAGAAAATACAAAACAAAAATTTCAAATAACGAGGTTTTTTCTCTTACAAAAAATAAAGATACTTCTTTTTCCCAATCAAATTTAAAATACATAACTTGATTAGTTTTCACACCACCAATCAACACCTTCCGTGGTAACCATGCATTTTCTGGTAATGGATCCTTTCCTAACACCTGAAAAGTAATGTGTTGATATAATGGAGCTCTATTCGATGACAACTTTGAAATAATAATATCGACCAATACCATCCCTTCAAATTTATTTTGATCAAACAAACCTGTCGAAATGGTTAGTACTAACTTATTGGTTGCAACATCCATGACAGGTCCAGTCAGCCGAATAACACTTTTACCACTTTTTGCTTCTAGCCAATATGGTCGAGTTTGCATTATTGGGATAGCATCTTTATGTATATTGGTCACAAGATCTGCAGGTGAGGATATAATATAACCAAGAGGAGATAGATAGTATAAACCCGAAATATACGCTTCAAGGCCATTTAAAAATGAGAATGTAGGAGCAAGTAATAACTTGCTTAAAATGTCGTTATAAATTGGACTATTCGATTGGCAGGCTTTTGGTAAAGCTTTTACGGCATAATCGATTTCAAGCACTTTCCGAGCATCTGCACGATAAGCCGACTGGATCGCTTCATCAGACGGTGTCCAAAGGCAAAAACCATCTTGTTC from Vibrio casei includes:
- the fadR gene encoding fatty acid metabolism transcriptional regulator FadR, which translates into the protein MVIKAKSPAGFAEKYIIESIWNGRFPPGSILPAERELSELIGVTRTTLREVLQRLARDGWLTIQHGKPTKVNNFMETSSLHILDTLMTLDSDNATSIVEDLLAARTSISPIFMRYAFKLNPDACIKTLNRVIDSCETLQSHDSWESFIVESPYAEKIKQSVKEDNEKDEAKRDYILIAKTFNFYDYMLFQRLAFHSGNQIYGLIFNGMKKLYDRVGSFYFSNSEARLLAIKFYKELLAVCESGKTEELPAVIRQYGIESGHVWMTMKENLPSNFTEDDS
- a CDS encoding YecA family protein, translating into MAWILRNYDRIKGLTIIGDKCFSRYTMGIIFCGSTVMTQLINVSCLETTDYTPEFIEGAVLAANMTPKALDPMIWIAPLVELDKESAQSALTQHFEAQYSQLMSCDYDVLKLLNMDDGANGGVVDFAEGFMTVWPEIEPGWNQVDQLSDGTVRMLQGLLTTLMLVIDEKSTHQQMKDVGIDQPPTLDKMLPQLNLMINEVSKAANDALQGDQSVRVNPYKNIGRNDRCVCGSGKKFKQCCGG
- the dsbB gene encoding disulfide bond formation protein DsbB, which gives rise to MSWLSTIHSFSKKRLSWMLLLLFVVFFELCALYFQHVLMLAPCVMCVYERVAMMGVGAAAMVGLIQPKNHLIRWLSLAGWGYTSFRGLQLAIEHVGYQFNPSPFATCDIFPQFPSWAPLNQLAPWMFEPTGDCSKIVWQFLNLSMPQWLVVIFSANLVVLSLVIIAQFFKSK
- a CDS encoding sensor domain-containing diguanylate cyclase, producing the protein MIQYNSQLTFKRIILAPLVLAFCVVLLLVYKYTQGVSDDIEAEYSKVTQDLAHSVKLLGSLNYSFSTYFTHESELLPSKTAYNKSIEQDGFCLWTPSDEAIQSAYRADARKVLEIDYAVKALPKACQSNSPIYNDILSKLLLAPTFSFLNGLEAYISGLYYLSPLGYIISSPADLVTNIHKDAIPIMQTRPYWLEAKSGKSVIRLTGPVMDVATNKLVLTISTGLFDQNKFEGMVLVDIIISKLSSNRAPLYQHITFQVLGKDPLPENAWLPRKVLIGGVKTNQVMYFKFDWEKEVSLFFVREKTSLFEIFVLYFLTVLSLIYWRARDEKHHFHILALHDPMTGLLNRRGFNQEYQLKCPLSFEAVTIFDIDNFKQINDTHGHDVGDQAIIFVGNALKMNTRNDDIVARFGGEEFIVYMQSETIDTMNLAMERIRKEIESGSLEVIPSGFTVSGGIAIQDKKRTLGLRELIKQADEKLYQAKKAGKNKVIY
- the dusC gene encoding tRNA dihydrouridine(16) synthase DusC, which gives rise to MRVVLGPMEGVLDYLMRDLLTDINDYDLCVTEFVRVVDRLLPEHVFTRLCPELEHGSQTRSGTPVRLQLLGQEPNWMAENAVRAVELGSQGLDINFGCPAKMVNKSKGGAALLQHPEQLYKIVKACRDAVPDDVIVSAKIRLGWDDPQDCLEIADAIEQAGASELTVHARTKMGGYKASEIKWEYIEKIKQQSQIPIIANGEIWDFQDGQNCLNQTKADAIMVCRGAFNLPNLGNVVKYNHEAMPWHQVIELMLKYSEFEIKGDKGLYYPNRIKQWLAYLRHEYEAADELFRNIRRFNKAEPIAEHIRSLSTSYSKQA
- the nhaB gene encoding Na(+)/H(+) antiporter NhaB → MTMSLGKAFVKNFLGKAPDWYKVTIIAFLILNPIVFFLIDPFTAGWLLVVEFIFTLAMALKCYPLQPGGLLAIEAVAIGMTSAEQVKHELAANIEVLLLLIFMVAGIYFMKQLLLFMFTKILLGVRSKTLLSVAFCVTAAFLSAFLDALTVIAVIISVAIGFYAIYHKVVSNPEATLHHDHTTDEMIPEITRTDLEDYRAFLRSLLMHAGVGTALGGVMTMVGEPQNLIIADQAGWQFGEFILRMAPVTFPVFIFGMLTCVAVERLNVFGYGAKLPENVRKILIEVDYEEQKKRTKQDIAKLYIQGFIAVWLIVGLAGHLAAVGLIGLSVIILATAFTGITEEHSLGKAFEEALPFTALLAVFFAVVAVIIDQHLFKPIIEAVLQLEGDKQITMFYIANGLLSMVSDNVFVGTVYINEVKMALLDGTINREQFDLLAVAINTGTNLPSVATPNGQAAFLFLLTSALAPLIRLSYGRMVIMALPYTVVLAVVGYLGIQFLLEPITVYFHQIGWLTSATIEVATQGSPIIGH